From one Mya arenaria isolate MELC-2E11 chromosome 4, ASM2691426v1 genomic stretch:
- the LOC128229798 gene encoding uncharacterized protein LOC128229798, translated as MDEDDVILVPDTPSPLTKRSIPVLHKQRHAAILEDNLPHIDDDSERSPSKFHSGSSPFLPLPGQSDFALRRAEALKSKKQKEKLKSSPFKRPKVNIASTCTFNNSYGDSKMKSAGELSDSNMNRPVNGFVKSSTLISPTKLSIHMKKSTPEAVDNSSTLISPMKISIRMKNSAPKAVDNSSSSANEENGTSKRKIDKTIFLSKETMRRKKPKQSYGWPSSSSESDSDNEILSLLKHKTVTKKRKAPPAFIASDCAVPKSHSLPHSSSDSLMCERTSTITSCSDPLVSVLPLNLDTCTPTKSATGPNHRVSISPIFSARPAVRARRLEKKSKESSGAIGRRKRVSTRASSTASSVPQDHPLGRVDDHATIDLTGSVSVTPKTKAALDQIRQHESDEAMAKRLQEEMDREYAIALQDTTSSHEPVPNETFDPMFALSPPSELQTGGHEWHMYSPVRPRSRNSRQRGGTHREPVTRLLQSSATNELLELIGNFERTVQHQRRGHGRQRRHGLGNIFLASPNGQGNDYEDLMRLAETLGEVKDKGLTKGECCRLPVVSYRRTDSQVEECNICMAEYEEGDPQKILPCFHSFHSVCIDQWICKNATCPICRVEVKVTS; from the exons ATGGATGAGGATGATGTGATTTTGGTGCCTGACACACCAAG TCCATTGACAAAACGTTCCATACCGGTTCTTCATAAGCAAAGGCATGCTGCTATTCTTGAAGACAACCTACCTCACATTGATGATGATTCAGAGCGGTCTCCAAGCAAGTTTCACTCAGGATCTTCCCCATTCCTTCCTTTGCCGGGACAGTCTGACTTCGCATTAAGAAGGGCAGAAGCTCTTAAATCCAAAAAGCAAAAGGAAAAGCTCAAATCATCCCCATTTAAAAGACCCAAAGTAAATATTGCTagtacatgtactttcaataaTTCCTACGGAGACTCAAAAATGAAGTCAGCTGGGGAGCTTTCTGATAGTAATATGAATAGGCCCGTTAATGGGTTTGTAAAAAGTTCAACTCTAATTTCACCAACAAAACTTTCTATTCATATGAAAAAATCAACACCCGAAGCTGTGGATAATTCTTCAACTTTAATTTCACCAATGAAAATTTCCATTCGAATGAAGAATTCTGCCCCCAAGGCAGTTGATAATTCCTCTTCTTCTGCAAATGAAGAAAATGGTACCAGTAAAagaaaaatagataaaacaatatttttgtcaaaagaaACGATGAGAAGAAAGAAACCAAAACAGTCATATGGTTGGCCAAGTTCAAGCTCAGAATCAGACTCAGATAATGAAATACTTAGcttgttaaaacataaaacagttacCAAGAAAAGAAAAGCTCCACCAGCTTTTATTGCTAGTGACTGTGCAGTGCCAAAGTCTCATAGTTTGCCTCATAGTAGCTCAGATTCCTTGATGTGTGAGAGGACATCCACTATTACTTCATGCAGTGACCCATTGGTGTCAGTTTTGCCTTTAAACTTAGACACATGTACGCCAACAAAGTCAGCAACGGGTCCAAACCATCGTGTGTCTATATCGCCCATATTCAGTGCTCGGCCAGCAGTTAGGGCTCGGAGGCTGGAAAAGAAATCGAAGGAGTCTTCAGGTGCTATTGGTAGAAGAAAAAGGGTATCTACCAGAGCCTCCTCAACAGCAAGTTCTGTACCACAAG ACCATCCCTTGGGAAGGGTAGATGACCATGCAACTATAGACTTAACTGGATCGGTTTCAGTGACACCGAAAACAAAGGCAGCTCTTGATCAGATCAGGCAGCATGAGAGTGATGAAGCTATGGCCAAGAGACTACAG GAAGAGATGGATAGGGAATACGCCATAGCTCTGCAAGATACAACCAGCAGTCATGAACCTGTTCCAAATGAGACATTCGACCCCATGTTCGCCTTATCCCCACCCTCTGAGCTCCAGACAGGGGGCCATGAATGGCACATGTACTCTCCTGTACGGCCACGCTCCAGGAACTCTAGACAGAGGGGTG gTACCCATAGGGAGCCAGTCACCAGATTGCTTCAGTCATCAGCTACTAATGAA CTTCTTGAGCTTATAGGGAACTTTG AGAGAACAGTTCAACATCAGAGACGT GGGCATGGCCGTCAGCGAAGACATGGTTTGGGAAACATCTTCCTTGCCAGTCCTAATGGTCAAGGAAATGATTATGAG GACTTGATGCGGCTTGCTGAGACACTGGGAGAAGTGAAAGACAAGGGCTTAACTAAGGGGGAGTGTTGTCGACTACCTGTGGTCTCATACAGACGGACAGACTCCCAGGTGGAAGAATGTAATATATGTATGGCGGAGTATGAGGAGGGCGACCCCCAGAAAATTCTGCCCTGCTTCCATTCCTTCCATTCTGTCTGTATTGACCAGTGGATCTGT